One segment of Carya illinoinensis cultivar Pawnee chromosome 1, C.illinoinensisPawnee_v1, whole genome shotgun sequence DNA contains the following:
- the LOC122312654 gene encoding protein ACCELERATED CELL DEATH 6-like isoform X1 gives MLVANIGFSGVLYCFALRPPQLVMTTVHHTEAITGMDSIIYKAAAQGNLEAISDPLDGFLTVNKNTILHICISSILVEEKFPATGGTDPASAAKFVKDVLDKCPSLLLKANAEDDSPLHVAARYGHASIVRVLIEHKNSQHQGLESGVVKATMEMIGKLNKEGDTALHEAVRHNHIEVVKQLLMEVDPEFLCGANVAGETPLYLAAERHFPDLVSEILNKLKSPAYDGPLGRTALHAAAFWDDEGMTQNILERYGRDLCRQADQNGWTPLHMAAYKDNIGPTKLLLKYDREVAYMKDAEGRTALHIAAHRHQESVTLVKIIAMCPDCCEVVDNEGRNALHLAVHNNWPRAALIIQDNSSLRNLLNQKDNDGNTPLHHYYNSAGYDLRTLDSPRVDKMVFNKKNQNAYQFLTNNSFPTVHGKKLFFFKDAKNYKFYHDGRVLEVGYDEIEKKRPKMVGELESKKKRMKKMEDDDKAAQIHLVVATLIITVTFAAGIAMPGGFVGVDDHPHPGSAVLKKSAAFKAFIITNALSLMLSTSAVFIHLFIPLITSNYLFKNRKSFLRMAFWLLLSSMAPMVLAFVTGTYAVLAHSDIAIPTCIICLSFLLVLVLIFLKFKITDADSKMLSSLGFDS, from the exons ATGCTTGTGGCTAACATAGGATTTTCTGGAGTACTCTATTGCTTTGCATTGAGGCCTCCGCAGCTAGTAATGACGACCGTGCACCATACAGAGGCCATCACTGGAATGGATTCTATTATCTATAAAGCGGCGGCACAAGGCAATCTGGAGGCCATCTCCGATCCACTTGATGGGTTTTTAACggttaataaaaatacaatccTACATATTTGCATTTCAAGTATCCTTGTCGAAGAAAAGTTTCCCGCTACTGGAGGAACCGACCCAGCCTCAGCggcaaaatttgtgaaagatgtACTTGACAAGTGTCCGTCACTTTTATTGAAAGCCAACGCGGAAGACGATTCTCCGTTACATGTGGCAGCAAGGTATGGGCATGCTTCAATAGTCAGAGTCCTAATTGAACATAAAAATTCCCAACATCAAGGTCTCGAAAGTGGAGTCGTTAAAGCTACTATGGAGATGATTGGGAAGCTGAACAAAGAGGGAGACACGGCCTTACATGAGGCTGTACGTCACAATCACATTGAAGTGGTAAAACAATTACTAATGGAGGTAGATCCAGAATTTTTGTGTGGTGCTAATGTTGCCGGTGAGACCCCACTTTACTTGGCTGCCGAGAGACACTTTCCAGATTTGGTGTCagaaattttaaacaaattgaagtCACCAGCTTATGATGGCCCCTTGGGTAGAACGGCTTTGCATGCTGCAGCATTTTGGGATGATGAAG GAATGACCCAAAACATTTTGGAAAGATACGGACGCGATCTATGTAGACAAGCAGACCAAAATGGTTGGACTCCGCTTCACATGGCTGCATACAAGGACAACATTGGGCCAACAAAACTATTGCTAAAATATGATAGAGAGGTAGCATATATGAAAGACGCGGAGGGTAGGACAGCTCTTCACATTGCAGCCCATCGCCACCAAGAGAGTGTAACATTGGTAAAGATTATAGCAATGTGTCCGGATTGTTGCGAAGTGGTTGACAATGAAGGCCGCAATGCACTTCATCTCGCCGTACACAACAACTGGCCACGTGCAGCGCTAATCATCCAAGATAATTCGTCTCTCCGGAATCTTTTGAATCAGAAGGACAACGACGGAAATACACCTCTCCATCACTATTACAATTCTGCTGGTTACGACCTGCGTACCTTGGATTCTCCAAGAGTTGACAAAATGGTCTTCAACAAAAAGAACCAGAATGCTTATCAATTCTTAACAAATAATAGCTTTCCAACTGTTCATGGG AAGAAgctcttcttttttaaagaCGCAAAAAATTATAAGTTCTATCATGATGGACGAGTATTAGAAGTCGGGTATGATGAAATTGAGAAGAAGAGGCCGAAGATGGTGGGGGAGCTGGAGTCGAAGAAGAAGCGGATGAAGAAGATGGAGGATGATGATAAAGCAGCTCAAATCCATTTGGTAGTTGCTACACTCATTATAACTGTGACCTTTGCAGCTGGCATTGCCATGCCCGGGGGCTTCGTTGGTGTAGATGATCATCCACATCCAGGCTCTGCAGTTTTGAAGAAAAGTGCTGCTTTCAAAGCATTCATCATTACAAATGCCCTATCGTTGATGCTATCTACTTCTGCTGTCTTTATCCACCTATTTATTCCGCTTATCACTTCTAACTACTTATTTAAAAATCGCAAAAGTTTTCTTCGAATGGCCTTTTGGCTCCTTCTTTCCTCCATGGCACCAATGGTTTTGGCATTTGTCACAGGTACATATGCTGTATTAGCGCATTCAGATATTGCCATTCCCACCTGTATTATTTGTTTGTCCTTCCTTCTTGTCCTTGTACttatatttctaaaatttaagaTTACTGATGCAGACTCTAAAATGCTATCGAGTCTGGGATTTGATTCTTAA
- the LOC122312654 gene encoding ankyrin-1-like isoform X2, with product MTTVHHTEAITGMDSIIYKAAAQGNLEAISDPLDGFLTVNKNTILHICISSILVEEKFPATGGTDPASAAKFVKDVLDKCPSLLLKANAEDDSPLHVAARYGHASIVRVLIEHKNSQHQGLESGVVKATMEMIGKLNKEGDTALHEAVRHNHIEVVKQLLMEVDPEFLCGANVAGETPLYLAAERHFPDLVSEILNKLKSPAYDGPLGRTALHAAAFWDDEGMTQNILERYGRDLCRQADQNGWTPLHMAAYKDNIGPTKLLLKYDREVAYMKDAEGRTALHIAAHRHQESVTLVKIIAMCPDCCEVVDNEGRNALHLAVHNNWPRAALIIQDNSSLRNLLNQKDNDGNTPLHHYYNSAGYDLRTLDSPRVDKMVFNKKNQNAYQFLTNNSFPTVHGKKLFFFKDAKNYKFYHDGRVLEVGYDEIEKKRPKMVGELESKKKRMKKMEDDDKAAQIHLVVATLIITVTFAAGIAMPGGFVGVDDHPHPGSAVLKKSAAFKAFIITNALSLMLSTSAVFIHLFIPLITSNYLFKNRKSFLRMAFWLLLSSMAPMVLAFVTGTYAVLAHSDIAIPTCIICLSFLLVLVLIFLKFKITDADSKMLSSLGFDS from the exons ATGACGACCGTGCACCATACAGAGGCCATCACTGGAATGGATTCTATTATCTATAAAGCGGCGGCACAAGGCAATCTGGAGGCCATCTCCGATCCACTTGATGGGTTTTTAACggttaataaaaatacaatccTACATATTTGCATTTCAAGTATCCTTGTCGAAGAAAAGTTTCCCGCTACTGGAGGAACCGACCCAGCCTCAGCggcaaaatttgtgaaagatgtACTTGACAAGTGTCCGTCACTTTTATTGAAAGCCAACGCGGAAGACGATTCTCCGTTACATGTGGCAGCAAGGTATGGGCATGCTTCAATAGTCAGAGTCCTAATTGAACATAAAAATTCCCAACATCAAGGTCTCGAAAGTGGAGTCGTTAAAGCTACTATGGAGATGATTGGGAAGCTGAACAAAGAGGGAGACACGGCCTTACATGAGGCTGTACGTCACAATCACATTGAAGTGGTAAAACAATTACTAATGGAGGTAGATCCAGAATTTTTGTGTGGTGCTAATGTTGCCGGTGAGACCCCACTTTACTTGGCTGCCGAGAGACACTTTCCAGATTTGGTGTCagaaattttaaacaaattgaagtCACCAGCTTATGATGGCCCCTTGGGTAGAACGGCTTTGCATGCTGCAGCATTTTGGGATGATGAAG GAATGACCCAAAACATTTTGGAAAGATACGGACGCGATCTATGTAGACAAGCAGACCAAAATGGTTGGACTCCGCTTCACATGGCTGCATACAAGGACAACATTGGGCCAACAAAACTATTGCTAAAATATGATAGAGAGGTAGCATATATGAAAGACGCGGAGGGTAGGACAGCTCTTCACATTGCAGCCCATCGCCACCAAGAGAGTGTAACATTGGTAAAGATTATAGCAATGTGTCCGGATTGTTGCGAAGTGGTTGACAATGAAGGCCGCAATGCACTTCATCTCGCCGTACACAACAACTGGCCACGTGCAGCGCTAATCATCCAAGATAATTCGTCTCTCCGGAATCTTTTGAATCAGAAGGACAACGACGGAAATACACCTCTCCATCACTATTACAATTCTGCTGGTTACGACCTGCGTACCTTGGATTCTCCAAGAGTTGACAAAATGGTCTTCAACAAAAAGAACCAGAATGCTTATCAATTCTTAACAAATAATAGCTTTCCAACTGTTCATGGG AAGAAgctcttcttttttaaagaCGCAAAAAATTATAAGTTCTATCATGATGGACGAGTATTAGAAGTCGGGTATGATGAAATTGAGAAGAAGAGGCCGAAGATGGTGGGGGAGCTGGAGTCGAAGAAGAAGCGGATGAAGAAGATGGAGGATGATGATAAAGCAGCTCAAATCCATTTGGTAGTTGCTACACTCATTATAACTGTGACCTTTGCAGCTGGCATTGCCATGCCCGGGGGCTTCGTTGGTGTAGATGATCATCCACATCCAGGCTCTGCAGTTTTGAAGAAAAGTGCTGCTTTCAAAGCATTCATCATTACAAATGCCCTATCGTTGATGCTATCTACTTCTGCTGTCTTTATCCACCTATTTATTCCGCTTATCACTTCTAACTACTTATTTAAAAATCGCAAAAGTTTTCTTCGAATGGCCTTTTGGCTCCTTCTTTCCTCCATGGCACCAATGGTTTTGGCATTTGTCACAGGTACATATGCTGTATTAGCGCATTCAGATATTGCCATTCCCACCTGTATTATTTGTTTGTCCTTCCTTCTTGTCCTTGTACttatatttctaaaatttaagaTTACTGATGCAGACTCTAAAATGCTATCGAGTCTGGGATTTGATTCTTAA
- the LOC122316628 gene encoding uncharacterized protein LOC122316628, which produces MAQTPPFVTNSTSSTPSTEPHIIAINANAQLLYKLTSNFPAWHAQLDSLGIGYDLQGFITGSNPCPILETLQEKLGSNYTNCSRTRVMQVKDTLTSLSCGSKSATDYLQQVKSTSDELALIDSPLTNDDLMLCILNGLESEFRDIASSIRTHENPLTFDELPDLLVRHESYLHHLETLS; this is translated from the exons ATGGCTCAAACACCTCCCTTTGTCACCAACTCCACCAGTTCTACTCCTTCTACCGAACCTCATATCATTGCCATCAATGCAAATGCTCAGCTTCTCTACAAGCTAACCTCCAATTTTCCTGCATGGCATGCCCAACTTGATAGTCTTGGCATTGGGTATGATCTCCAGGGTTTCATCACTGGTTCCAACCCGTGTCCAATACTTGAGA CACTTCAAGAGAAGCTTGGCTCAAACTACACAAATTGTTCTCGAACGAGGGTCATGCAAGTCAAGGACACACTCACTTCATTGAGTTGTGGTTCCAAGAGTGCTACAGACTACCTCCAGCAAGTGAAATCCACTTCCGATGAACTAGCACTCATTGATTCACCCCTCACAAATGATGATCTCATGCTTTGCATTCTCAATGGCTTGGAATCCGAATTTCGTGATATTGCAAGTTCCATTCGCACTCATGAAAATCCTCTCACCTTTGACGAGCTCCCTGACTTGCTTGTTAGACATGAGAGTTATCTCCATCATCTTGAGACGCTGTCGTAA
- the LOC122312654 gene encoding ankyrin-1-like isoform X3: MDSIIYKAAAQGNLEAISDPLDGFLTVNKNTILHICISSILVEEKFPATGGTDPASAAKFVKDVLDKCPSLLLKANAEDDSPLHVAARYGHASIVRVLIEHKNSQHQGLESGVVKATMEMIGKLNKEGDTALHEAVRHNHIEVVKQLLMEVDPEFLCGANVAGETPLYLAAERHFPDLVSEILNKLKSPAYDGPLGRTALHAAAFWDDEGMTQNILERYGRDLCRQADQNGWTPLHMAAYKDNIGPTKLLLKYDREVAYMKDAEGRTALHIAAHRHQESVTLVKIIAMCPDCCEVVDNEGRNALHLAVHNNWPRAALIIQDNSSLRNLLNQKDNDGNTPLHHYYNSAGYDLRTLDSPRVDKMVFNKKNQNAYQFLTNNSFPTVHGKKLFFFKDAKNYKFYHDGRVLEVGYDEIEKKRPKMVGELESKKKRMKKMEDDDKAAQIHLVVATLIITVTFAAGIAMPGGFVGVDDHPHPGSAVLKKSAAFKAFIITNALSLMLSTSAVFIHLFIPLITSNYLFKNRKSFLRMAFWLLLSSMAPMVLAFVTGTYAVLAHSDIAIPTCIICLSFLLVLVLIFLKFKITDADSKMLSSLGFDS, translated from the exons ATGGATTCTATTATCTATAAAGCGGCGGCACAAGGCAATCTGGAGGCCATCTCCGATCCACTTGATGGGTTTTTAACggttaataaaaatacaatccTACATATTTGCATTTCAAGTATCCTTGTCGAAGAAAAGTTTCCCGCTACTGGAGGAACCGACCCAGCCTCAGCggcaaaatttgtgaaagatgtACTTGACAAGTGTCCGTCACTTTTATTGAAAGCCAACGCGGAAGACGATTCTCCGTTACATGTGGCAGCAAGGTATGGGCATGCTTCAATAGTCAGAGTCCTAATTGAACATAAAAATTCCCAACATCAAGGTCTCGAAAGTGGAGTCGTTAAAGCTACTATGGAGATGATTGGGAAGCTGAACAAAGAGGGAGACACGGCCTTACATGAGGCTGTACGTCACAATCACATTGAAGTGGTAAAACAATTACTAATGGAGGTAGATCCAGAATTTTTGTGTGGTGCTAATGTTGCCGGTGAGACCCCACTTTACTTGGCTGCCGAGAGACACTTTCCAGATTTGGTGTCagaaattttaaacaaattgaagtCACCAGCTTATGATGGCCCCTTGGGTAGAACGGCTTTGCATGCTGCAGCATTTTGGGATGATGAAG GAATGACCCAAAACATTTTGGAAAGATACGGACGCGATCTATGTAGACAAGCAGACCAAAATGGTTGGACTCCGCTTCACATGGCTGCATACAAGGACAACATTGGGCCAACAAAACTATTGCTAAAATATGATAGAGAGGTAGCATATATGAAAGACGCGGAGGGTAGGACAGCTCTTCACATTGCAGCCCATCGCCACCAAGAGAGTGTAACATTGGTAAAGATTATAGCAATGTGTCCGGATTGTTGCGAAGTGGTTGACAATGAAGGCCGCAATGCACTTCATCTCGCCGTACACAACAACTGGCCACGTGCAGCGCTAATCATCCAAGATAATTCGTCTCTCCGGAATCTTTTGAATCAGAAGGACAACGACGGAAATACACCTCTCCATCACTATTACAATTCTGCTGGTTACGACCTGCGTACCTTGGATTCTCCAAGAGTTGACAAAATGGTCTTCAACAAAAAGAACCAGAATGCTTATCAATTCTTAACAAATAATAGCTTTCCAACTGTTCATGGG AAGAAgctcttcttttttaaagaCGCAAAAAATTATAAGTTCTATCATGATGGACGAGTATTAGAAGTCGGGTATGATGAAATTGAGAAGAAGAGGCCGAAGATGGTGGGGGAGCTGGAGTCGAAGAAGAAGCGGATGAAGAAGATGGAGGATGATGATAAAGCAGCTCAAATCCATTTGGTAGTTGCTACACTCATTATAACTGTGACCTTTGCAGCTGGCATTGCCATGCCCGGGGGCTTCGTTGGTGTAGATGATCATCCACATCCAGGCTCTGCAGTTTTGAAGAAAAGTGCTGCTTTCAAAGCATTCATCATTACAAATGCCCTATCGTTGATGCTATCTACTTCTGCTGTCTTTATCCACCTATTTATTCCGCTTATCACTTCTAACTACTTATTTAAAAATCGCAAAAGTTTTCTTCGAATGGCCTTTTGGCTCCTTCTTTCCTCCATGGCACCAATGGTTTTGGCATTTGTCACAGGTACATATGCTGTATTAGCGCATTCAGATATTGCCATTCCCACCTGTATTATTTGTTTGTCCTTCCTTCTTGTCCTTGTACttatatttctaaaatttaagaTTACTGATGCAGACTCTAAAATGCTATCGAGTCTGGGATTTGATTCTTAA